One Fuerstiella marisgermanici DNA window includes the following coding sequences:
- a CDS encoding phytoene desaturase family protein, whose translation MAKDFLKNAKDEYDVVVIGSGLAGLTSANVLARQGYSVLLLEHHYQLGGMATWFKRRGGHIFDISLHGFPIGMIKSCRKYWSQDIADSIVQLKGIRFENPQFSVRTTFDRKDFTRLLTTDFGVPEERVTAFFDKARSMNFYDDQKTTTRELFEEFFPGRDDVVRLLMEPITYANGSTLEDPAITYGIVFSNFMHKGVYTFRGGTDALVNKMKAELVGNGVDIRIRTLVEKIEVGPDQKVQAVVVNGRRIKCRAVMSNANIKSTILRMTGEEHFSKDYVDETKAVRLNSSSCQVYMALKPGEGFDESVGDLLFHSEHKGFDIEAILSMNVSSRTFSFYYPETRPGSDRWLIVSSTNANYRDWADLSEEDYQAAKKDLEETTLDCLEQYVPDIRAKLDHIEAATPRTFEHYTRHIAGSSFGTKFEGLKVSQNLPEQVGGLFHAGSVGIIMSGWLGAVNYGVIVSNNVDKYLIGNGA comes from the coding sequence ATGGCCAAAGACTTTCTAAAAAATGCGAAGGACGAATATGACGTTGTCGTGATCGGCAGCGGACTGGCCGGGCTGACGTCGGCCAACGTCCTTGCTCGGCAGGGCTATTCCGTGCTGCTGCTTGAGCACCATTACCAACTTGGCGGCATGGCCACGTGGTTTAAGCGACGCGGCGGTCACATCTTTGACATTTCGCTGCACGGCTTCCCGATCGGAATGATCAAAAGCTGCCGCAAATACTGGTCGCAGGATATCGCGGATTCGATCGTGCAGTTGAAGGGAATTCGATTCGAGAACCCTCAGTTTTCCGTCCGCACGACCTTCGACCGCAAAGATTTTACGCGACTGCTGACAACTGACTTTGGCGTGCCGGAAGAACGAGTCACTGCGTTCTTCGACAAGGCTCGCAGCATGAACTTCTACGACGACCAGAAAACGACGACTCGCGAACTGTTCGAAGAATTCTTTCCGGGACGCGACGATGTTGTGCGCCTGCTGATGGAACCGATCACGTACGCGAACGGGTCGACATTGGAAGACCCAGCCATCACGTACGGCATCGTGTTTTCCAACTTCATGCACAAGGGCGTGTATACGTTTCGAGGCGGCACGGATGCGTTGGTCAATAAAATGAAGGCCGAGTTAGTCGGCAACGGCGTCGACATTCGTATTCGCACGCTGGTGGAGAAAATCGAAGTCGGTCCGGATCAGAAGGTCCAGGCGGTTGTGGTGAACGGGCGGCGGATCAAGTGCCGTGCGGTGATGTCCAATGCGAACATCAAGTCCACGATTCTGCGCATGACGGGTGAGGAGCACTTCAGCAAAGATTATGTTGACGAAACAAAAGCCGTGCGACTGAACAGCAGCAGTTGCCAGGTTTACATGGCCTTGAAGCCAGGCGAAGGCTTCGACGAAAGCGTCGGCGATTTGTTGTTCCATTCCGAACACAAAGGCTTCGACATAGAAGCCATTTTAAGCATGAACGTCAGCAGTCGCACATTCAGCTTTTACTATCCGGAAACTCGGCCCGGCAGCGATCGCTGGCTGATCGTATCGTCGACAAATGCCAACTACCGCGACTGGGCCGATCTGTCAGAAGAAGACTACCAGGCGGCGAAAAAGGATCTGGAAGAGACGACTCTGGACTGCCTGGAACAGTACGTGCCGGACATTCGAGCAAAGCTGGATCACATCGAAGCCGCAACTCCGCGAACGTTTGAACACTACACTCGACACATCGCCGGATCGTCATTCGGCACCAAGTTTGAAGGCCTAAAAGTCAGCCAGAATTTGCCGGAACAGGTGGGCGGCTTGTTTCACGCCGGTTCTGTGGGCATCATTATGTCTGGCTGGCTGGGAGCTGTAAATTACGGCGTGATCGTCAGCAACAATGTGGACAAATATTTGATTGGCAACGGAGCGTAG
- the uvrA gene encoding excinuclease ABC subunit UvrA, with the protein MPETEIVIRGAREHNLQNVSLSLPRNKLIVMTGVSGSGKSSLAFDTLYAEGQRRYVESLSTYARQFLGQLPKPNVDSISGLAPSISIQQKSTSRNPRSTVGTITEIFDYLRVLFARVGQGYCYVSGKPIKAQSTDSIIESIASLPEGTRYSILAPIVQNQKGEFKDLFEDLLKRGHLRARVDGDVVSLNDDLKLRRHHKHTIEVVIDRLVAGPGNRSRLAETVEAALKLGDGRLICAPELGAGSPTAPAAAGQSKADATNPVKSSKKTKSIAKVPPGGGDLQADRLYSAHYACAESGMSYEPPSPQLFSFNSPLGMCMDCHGLGMRHGFAQSSVVVDEKKSIQNGALLFLKSLKKIGRWPRHFLVSAAEAIEKIVGMDAGTLLKSKWKDLPEQAQHLWLYGTGDKHITFSWKTRGGVYKHGGTWEGWVNRLLEQYRSVKNPMLRRAMEKHLEVMPCPSCEGERLNKQARHVKLTSNSARNGKRPLELSLPQVCALSIEEASEFFGSLKLDATQQMIAEEALKEIRGRLGFLLQCGLHYLSLERSAPTLSGGESQRIRLAGQIGCGLVGVVYILDEPSIGLHPRDNVMLLESLQHLRDQGNTVIVVEHDEETMRAADHVVDFGPGPGVRGGELVVEGSVKDLLKNKRSLTGQYLSGRLQIEVPETRRGMKATARQSATSRSQDKTESAANGSSVSNAKHSITVKNARHNNLKGIDVSFPLGRFICVTGVSGSGKSSITNDILWQVLNRDVNKGKGEPGKHDRINGLTKIDKAIDIDQSPIGRTPRSNPATYVKVFDEIRKLFTALPQSKMRGYKPGRFSFNVAGGRCEACEGHGATKLEMDFLADIWVPCDVCEGRRFSHETLEVKYKDHSVAEILNMEIRDALELFENVPKIRNLLQTLVDVGLDYMQLGQPSPTLSGGEAQRIKLARELGKRSTGQTLYLLDEPTTGLHFADVHKLLEVLHGFVDRGNTVIVVEHNLDVIKTADWVIDIGPEGGAGGGEIVVEGTPEEVARCRKSHTGTALRSVLGLKPLKGAAKNNKAAGPQTDPFIFSKRIQISGASQHNLQHIDMEVPRGEMSVFCGPSGSGKTSLAMDTLYAEGQRRYVESLSAYARQFLGQMPKPRVDSIQGLSPAIAIEQKTVGATPRSTVGTVTEIYDYLRVLYARLGVVHCPTCGKEATKQTTDEIVEAVLRLGGKDKDGKRKSRKNAGSVRAMLLAPITVDRQTPYEAAFERLQKNGFARVRVDGVTHSLESPPDIDHRREHEVEVVVDRIVVDSKQRGRITDSVEAALDVGKGVIRVVVADTATDEAQWEDHVFSLHLSCLDCGYSYDHPTPQQFSFNSPLGWCWSCEGLGTEYGANQSLLVTSPERSLWDGAIGAWPNPQTNAAFGMLLQAIGKEFAIPLDEPWYLLTPEQQRVILYGNEDRWIKVDADGPAAPAPASKLKADDTNSVMRTEEGESAPEVPSGSRGLQFRYRGLFPTIELAARLSFSHRRSLLEMAGEKDCSVCNGTRLQELTAAVQLKHTTLPQLCKMPLAKALEFLKSLKLTKAQKQIAGDLLNESVHRLTFLVDVGLDYLTMNRSMPTLSGGESQRIRLAGQVGRSLTGVLYVLDEPTIGLHPRDNGRLLAALKRLRDLGNTVLLVEHDREVLEAADRLFDFGPGAGRLGGNVVAEGTPKQLGRQAKKSLTGGYLSGEQGIPVPEVRRMESISAGGPAAPAAANGSKAADTKRRKQAKKKDPAPQMLSGERGLHWLSLHGATQHNLRSVDLNIPLGTFTCITGVSGSGKSSLIMNTLAPAVARKLNLNTDAPGPHRELLGIEHLSKIVIVDQNPIGNTPASNPATYTGLFDHIRDLFTRMPEAKVRGFGPGRFSFNRAGGRCDDCEGMGQQKIEMHFLPDVWVECTTCQGRRYNDETLNVKFNGHSIADVLDMPVEKALEVFSNVPKIRAPLATLNAIGLGYLTLGQSAPTLSGGEAQRIKLAAELAKPNQGRSLYLLDEPTTGLHFDDIAKLLAVLNSLVEQGNTVVVIEHNLDVIKTADWIVDIGPEAGAGGGMIVAEGTPEDVAGAGGSTAPAAANGSKAATVGRSGRSKKGQSADEVPSDRRNLQSWTGKLLGPVLTDGTRGTIKVFDVKEASKKQAGDVSVAQLGKSAALPWEAEGQKWHTKECLSHDGKRCQWDGEALQFVIDQLAKNKRLAPVNWNHRSTVEVKAKGGLGWLLHARTGHAWVLVLCFRVKKGTFDARSLDASLNLTPIDDVEDIHYYTQSERVSVRNLKSPWQEVTIKIWNKAEVETPQFRQFLEQAVEGHLLQAKKEKANPADLTPWKQLGRKWHLMKKGLPKKPTWDFKTVEKLLPIVEKSFANCEPDFSAKSKITWKDSNGKPAAELHTKRKDGVDLVLHVPNGTVTIGAIADFGVKQEVKPGKDNRDAVLMRFDSDNQIEQPLQRWLAQA; encoded by the coding sequence ATGCCCGAAACCGAAATCGTCATTCGCGGAGCTCGCGAACACAATCTGCAGAACGTCAGCCTTTCGCTGCCCCGCAATAAACTGATCGTGATGACCGGCGTGTCCGGGTCCGGGAAAAGTTCACTGGCATTCGACACGCTGTACGCAGAAGGCCAACGCCGCTACGTCGAATCCTTGTCCACCTATGCGCGACAGTTTCTCGGCCAGTTGCCCAAGCCGAACGTAGATTCGATTTCCGGACTGGCTCCGTCGATTTCCATTCAACAGAAATCGACCAGCCGGAATCCGCGAAGTACCGTCGGCACGATCACGGAAATATTCGACTACCTGCGAGTCCTATTTGCTCGAGTTGGCCAGGGCTACTGCTATGTTTCTGGCAAGCCGATCAAGGCTCAATCAACCGATTCGATTATCGAAAGCATCGCATCGCTGCCGGAAGGAACTCGCTATTCAATTCTGGCTCCCATCGTCCAGAACCAGAAGGGCGAATTCAAAGATCTGTTCGAAGACCTGCTGAAACGAGGCCACCTGCGAGCGCGAGTTGACGGCGACGTCGTCTCCCTGAATGACGATTTGAAGTTGCGCCGGCACCACAAGCATACCATTGAAGTGGTGATCGACCGGCTTGTGGCCGGACCGGGCAACCGGAGTCGCTTGGCGGAAACAGTGGAAGCCGCGCTTAAGCTGGGAGACGGGCGGCTGATTTGTGCGCCCGAATTAGGTGCCGGCAGCCCGACGGCACCCGCAGCGGCAGGCCAATCGAAAGCTGATGCTACGAATCCAGTGAAGTCGTCGAAGAAGACTAAATCTATAGCTAAGGTCCCGCCAGGCGGCGGAGACCTGCAGGCTGATCGCCTCTACAGCGCCCACTACGCTTGTGCCGAAAGTGGGATGAGTTACGAGCCGCCGTCGCCTCAGTTGTTCAGCTTCAACAGTCCGCTGGGTATGTGCATGGACTGTCATGGCCTGGGCATGCGGCACGGGTTTGCTCAGTCGAGCGTCGTTGTTGACGAGAAGAAATCGATTCAAAACGGAGCGCTGCTGTTTCTGAAATCGCTCAAGAAGATCGGCCGGTGGCCTCGGCACTTTCTGGTCAGCGCCGCGGAAGCGATCGAAAAGATCGTCGGCATGGACGCGGGGACTCTGTTGAAGAGCAAGTGGAAGGACCTGCCTGAGCAGGCTCAGCATTTGTGGCTGTACGGAACGGGCGACAAGCACATCACGTTTAGCTGGAAGACTCGGGGCGGAGTTTACAAGCACGGAGGTACGTGGGAAGGCTGGGTGAATCGGCTTCTGGAGCAATACCGTTCCGTCAAGAATCCGATGCTGCGTCGAGCGATGGAAAAGCACCTGGAAGTGATGCCGTGCCCTTCGTGTGAAGGAGAACGGCTGAACAAGCAGGCTCGGCATGTGAAACTAACGTCCAACAGCGCGCGCAATGGCAAGCGCCCGTTGGAACTCAGCCTGCCGCAGGTGTGTGCTCTCAGTATTGAAGAGGCGTCCGAGTTCTTTGGTTCGCTTAAGCTGGATGCCACGCAGCAGATGATCGCCGAAGAAGCATTGAAGGAGATTCGCGGCCGTTTAGGTTTTCTGCTGCAGTGTGGGCTACACTATCTCTCGCTGGAACGTTCCGCTCCAACGCTGTCTGGTGGAGAGTCTCAGCGAATCCGCCTGGCCGGCCAAATCGGCTGTGGCTTGGTGGGCGTCGTCTATATTCTGGACGAACCGTCGATCGGCCTGCATCCGCGCGACAATGTGATGTTGCTGGAAAGTCTGCAGCACCTGCGAGATCAGGGCAACACGGTGATCGTGGTCGAACACGACGAAGAAACCATGCGTGCAGCAGATCATGTGGTGGACTTCGGGCCGGGACCTGGAGTGCGCGGTGGCGAGTTGGTGGTGGAAGGCAGTGTCAAGGATCTGCTGAAAAACAAACGCAGTCTGACCGGGCAATACCTGAGCGGCCGACTACAAATTGAAGTGCCCGAAACGCGTCGAGGCATGAAAGCAACTGCGCGGCAAAGCGCTACCAGTCGGTCTCAGGACAAAACAGAATCGGCGGCTAACGGCTCGTCGGTCTCAAACGCAAAACACTCCATCACGGTTAAGAACGCTCGCCATAACAATCTTAAAGGCATTGATGTTTCCTTTCCGCTCGGTCGCTTCATCTGCGTCACTGGTGTCAGCGGAAGCGGTAAGAGTTCCATTACCAACGATATTTTGTGGCAGGTGCTAAACCGCGACGTCAACAAAGGAAAGGGCGAACCGGGCAAGCATGATCGCATCAATGGGCTGACGAAAATCGACAAAGCCATCGACATCGATCAGTCGCCGATCGGGCGAACACCGCGCAGTAACCCGGCTACGTATGTGAAGGTGTTTGACGAAATTCGCAAATTGTTCACGGCGTTGCCTCAGTCAAAAATGCGAGGGTACAAGCCGGGGCGATTCAGTTTTAATGTGGCGGGCGGGCGCTGCGAAGCGTGCGAAGGGCATGGGGCGACCAAGCTGGAAATGGATTTTCTGGCCGACATCTGGGTGCCGTGCGATGTTTGTGAAGGCCGCCGCTTCAGCCATGAAACTTTGGAAGTGAAGTACAAGGATCATAGCGTTGCCGAAATTCTGAATATGGAAATTCGGGACGCTTTGGAACTGTTCGAAAACGTGCCGAAGATTCGCAACCTTCTGCAGACGCTGGTGGATGTGGGCCTGGACTACATGCAGCTTGGCCAGCCATCGCCCACACTGTCCGGCGGGGAGGCTCAGCGTATCAAGCTGGCTCGCGAACTGGGCAAACGTTCCACCGGTCAGACGTTGTACCTGTTGGATGAACCGACCACGGGGTTGCATTTCGCAGACGTCCACAAGCTGTTGGAAGTACTGCACGGGTTTGTCGATCGAGGCAACACGGTAATCGTCGTCGAACACAATCTGGACGTGATCAAAACGGCCGACTGGGTGATCGACATCGGGCCGGAAGGCGGAGCGGGCGGCGGCGAAATTGTGGTCGAGGGGACTCCCGAAGAAGTCGCTCGGTGTCGGAAGTCTCATACGGGGACCGCGCTGCGATCGGTGCTCGGCTTAAAACCGCTGAAAGGCGCAGCGAAGAACAATAAAGCGGCGGGACCACAGACTGATCCGTTCATCTTCAGCAAACGCATTCAAATTTCCGGAGCCTCTCAACACAATTTGCAACACATTGACATGGAAGTTCCGCGCGGGGAAATGAGTGTCTTCTGTGGCCCCAGCGGCAGTGGCAAGACATCTCTGGCAATGGACACGCTGTATGCGGAAGGACAGCGGCGCTACGTGGAAAGCCTGTCGGCGTATGCTCGGCAGTTTCTGGGGCAGATGCCAAAACCGCGAGTCGACAGCATTCAAGGATTGAGTCCTGCGATCGCCATCGAACAGAAAACCGTCGGCGCGACTCCGCGTTCAACCGTTGGCACCGTGACGGAAATCTACGACTACCTGCGAGTGCTGTACGCTCGACTGGGAGTCGTGCATTGCCCAACATGCGGCAAAGAAGCCACGAAGCAAACCACGGATGAGATTGTGGAGGCGGTTCTGCGGCTTGGAGGAAAGGACAAGGACGGAAAACGGAAATCACGGAAGAACGCTGGATCTGTTCGAGCCATGTTGCTGGCTCCGATCACTGTCGATCGGCAAACACCCTACGAAGCTGCGTTTGAGCGTTTGCAGAAGAATGGATTTGCTCGAGTCCGAGTTGACGGAGTGACGCACAGTCTCGAATCACCACCGGACATCGATCACCGTCGGGAACACGAAGTCGAAGTTGTGGTGGACCGCATCGTTGTGGATTCCAAACAACGCGGTCGCATCACGGATTCTGTCGAAGCGGCGTTGGATGTTGGCAAGGGCGTGATTCGAGTCGTCGTGGCCGACACCGCCACTGATGAGGCTCAGTGGGAGGACCACGTCTTCAGTTTGCACCTGTCATGTCTGGATTGCGGCTACAGCTACGACCACCCGACGCCTCAGCAATTCAGCTTCAATAGTCCGTTGGGTTGGTGTTGGTCGTGCGAAGGGCTGGGGACGGAGTACGGCGCGAATCAGTCGCTGCTGGTTACGAGTCCAGAGCGTTCATTGTGGGACGGAGCGATCGGCGCATGGCCCAATCCGCAGACGAATGCGGCCTTTGGAATGTTGCTGCAGGCGATCGGAAAAGAATTCGCGATCCCGTTGGACGAGCCATGGTATCTGCTGACGCCCGAACAGCAGCGAGTGATTTTGTACGGGAATGAAGATCGCTGGATCAAAGTAGATGCCGACGGCCCGGCGGCACCCGCACCGGCAAGTAAATTAAAGGCGGATGATACGAATTCAGTTATGCGGACTGAAGAGGGTGAATCTGCGCCAGAAGTTCCGTCGGGCAGTCGAGGGCTGCAGTTTCGTTACCGAGGGCTGTTTCCCACAATCGAACTGGCAGCACGGTTGTCGTTCTCACATCGCCGTTCGCTGCTGGAGATGGCGGGCGAGAAGGACTGCAGTGTGTGCAACGGAACTCGCCTGCAGGAACTCACCGCTGCCGTGCAGTTGAAGCACACGACTCTTCCACAGCTTTGCAAGATGCCGCTGGCCAAAGCACTGGAGTTTCTGAAGTCGTTGAAGCTCACGAAAGCTCAGAAACAAATTGCCGGAGACTTGCTTAACGAATCAGTGCACCGGTTGACGTTCCTTGTCGATGTTGGGCTGGACTACCTGACGATGAATCGTTCGATGCCGACATTGTCCGGCGGAGAATCTCAACGTATTCGCCTGGCTGGACAGGTCGGTCGGTCGCTGACCGGAGTGCTATACGTTCTGGACGAACCGACAATTGGTTTGCATCCGCGTGACAACGGCCGACTGCTGGCAGCGCTGAAGCGTCTCCGCGATCTTGGCAATACGGTGCTGCTGGTGGAGCACGATCGTGAGGTACTGGAGGCGGCTGATCGGTTGTTTGACTTCGGGCCTGGAGCCGGACGGCTTGGGGGCAACGTGGTGGCAGAAGGAACGCCGAAGCAGTTGGGCCGACAGGCGAAGAAGTCACTGACGGGCGGATATCTCAGTGGCGAGCAGGGGATTCCGGTTCCGGAAGTACGCCGGATGGAATCTATTAGTGCTGGCGGCCCGGCGGCACCCGCAGCGGCAAATGGATCGAAAGCCGCGGATACGAAACGAAGGAAACAGGCTAAGAAGAAAGACCCAGCGCCGCAGATGCTGTCGGGCGAGCGAGGCCTGCATTGGCTGTCACTGCACGGCGCGACGCAGCATAACCTTCGGAGCGTAGACCTGAATATTCCCTTGGGCACGTTCACCTGCATCACCGGCGTGAGCGGTAGTGGAAAGAGTTCTCTGATCATGAATACTCTCGCTCCGGCGGTGGCTCGCAAGTTAAACCTGAACACCGATGCGCCGGGGCCACATCGCGAGTTGCTGGGCATCGAGCATCTTTCCAAAATTGTGATCGTCGATCAGAACCCGATCGGGAATACTCCAGCATCGAATCCTGCCACGTACACTGGCTTGTTCGACCATATTCGTGATCTGTTTACTAGAATGCCGGAAGCGAAAGTGCGAGGCTTCGGGCCGGGGCGATTTAGTTTTAATCGAGCTGGCGGGCGCTGCGACGATTGTGAAGGCATGGGGCAGCAGAAGATCGAGATGCACTTCCTGCCCGACGTGTGGGTGGAATGTACAACGTGCCAGGGCCGTCGATACAACGATGAAACTCTAAACGTGAAGTTCAATGGCCACAGCATCGCCGACGTGCTCGACATGCCGGTGGAAAAAGCGCTGGAAGTGTTTTCGAATGTGCCAAAGATTCGTGCTCCGCTGGCGACTTTGAATGCGATCGGCCTGGGATACCTAACGTTGGGCCAGTCGGCTCCGACTTTGTCCGGCGGTGAAGCTCAGCGCATTAAACTGGCGGCCGAACTGGCGAAGCCAAACCAGGGAAGGTCTCTCTATCTGCTGGACGAACCAACCACCGGTTTGCACTTTGATGATATTGCGAAACTGCTGGCCGTGCTGAACAGTTTGGTCGAACAGGGCAACACAGTAGTCGTGATTGAACACAACCTTGACGTGATCAAGACGGCAGACTGGATTGTGGATATCGGTCCGGAAGCAGGGGCCGGCGGCGGGATGATTGTGGCGGAAGGCACGCCGGAGGATGTGGCAGGTGCCGGCGGCTCGACGGCACCCGCAGCGGCGAACGGATCGAAGGCCGCTACTGTGGGTCGCTCCGGCCGTTCAAAGAAGGGGCAATCTGCAGACGAGGTTCCGTCGGACCGCCGGAACCTACAATCGTGGACCGGCAAGCTGCTTGGCCCGGTGCTGACTGACGGGACGCGAGGCACCATCAAAGTGTTTGACGTGAAAGAAGCGTCAAAGAAGCAGGCGGGCGACGTTAGCGTAGCTCAGCTCGGAAAGTCGGCCGCTTTGCCGTGGGAAGCGGAGGGGCAGAAGTGGCACACGAAAGAATGTCTCAGCCACGATGGTAAACGCTGTCAGTGGGACGGGGAGGCTCTACAGTTCGTGATTGATCAACTGGCAAAGAACAAGCGGTTGGCACCAGTTAATTGGAATCACCGTTCCACTGTCGAAGTAAAAGCCAAGGGAGGTCTCGGCTGGCTGCTGCATGCTCGCACTGGCCACGCGTGGGTTTTGGTGCTGTGCTTTCGAGTCAAGAAAGGGACGTTCGATGCCAGGTCTTTGGACGCGTCACTGAACCTCACACCAATCGATGACGTCGAAGACATCCACTACTACACCCAATCGGAACGCGTTTCTGTACGCAATCTGAAGTCACCGTGGCAGGAAGTCACGATCAAAATCTGGAACAAAGCTGAGGTCGAGACGCCTCAGTTTAGACAGTTCCTAGAACAGGCCGTGGAAGGTCACCTGCTACAGGCGAAGAAAGAAAAAGCGAATCCCGCCGACCTGACTCCGTGGAAGCAGTTGGGCCGCAAGTGGCACCTGATGAAAAAAGGGCTGCCGAAGAAACCGACCTGGGACTTCAAGACGGTGGAAAAGCTACTGCCGATCGTGGAGAAGTCATTCGCAAACTGCGAACCGGACTTCAGTGCGAAAAGCAAGATCACCTGGAAGGACAGCAATGGCAAACCCGCTGCCGAACTTCATACCAAACGTAAAGACGGTGTGGATCTTGTCCTGCACGTGCCCAATGGCACGGTGACGATTGGGGCAATCGCCGACTTCGGGGTGAAGCAGGAAGTGAAGCCGGGGAAAGACAATCGCGACGCCGTGTTAATGCGATTCGATTCCGACAATCAAATCGAACAGCCACTGCAACGCTGGTTGGCACAAGCGTAG
- a CDS encoding glucose-1-phosphate adenylyltransferase, with amino-acid sequence MDHCISLILGGGKGTRLLPLTQYRSKPAVPIGGKYRLIDVPISNCIHSDLNRIYVLTQFNSISLHRHIRQTYNFDLFSNGFVEILAAQQTPGETDWYQGTADAVRKQMRFLKQPGLKHVLILSGDQLYRMDYRQMLNTHLKSNADVTISTIPVNAQDARGFGIMQLDDGGKVVDFVEKPQDDDALNKVRTPADWIDAHGVRAKGREYLASMGIYLFDRDLLVDLLESSDHDDFGKHIFPMAIKHHHVQTHLFDDYWEDIGTIKAFFECNLAMASSDAPFRFGDHKHPIFTRPRFLPSTRFDNCEVKGSLIADGCTIGPGSKIENSVIGMRTTIGSNVTIRNSAIMGADYYVHDHSAPGECIGIGDNVVIDGALVDKNVYIGNGARIVSADAPPGDGDYDSIAVSDGIAVVRKRSAIPDNWSFPK; translated from the coding sequence ATGGACCACTGCATCAGTCTGATTCTGGGAGGCGGCAAAGGCACCCGCCTGCTGCCTCTGACGCAATACCGTTCCAAGCCGGCCGTTCCGATCGGCGGCAAGTATCGACTGATCGATGTCCCGATTTCCAACTGTATCCACAGCGATCTGAACCGGATCTATGTGCTAACGCAGTTTAATTCGATTAGCCTGCATCGGCACATTCGGCAGACGTACAACTTCGACTTGTTCAGCAACGGTTTTGTCGAAATTCTGGCCGCTCAGCAAACGCCCGGAGAAACAGACTGGTACCAGGGAACCGCCGACGCCGTCCGCAAGCAGATGCGTTTCCTGAAACAGCCGGGACTTAAACACGTTTTGATCTTGTCCGGCGACCAGCTCTATCGGATGGACTACCGGCAGATGCTGAACACGCATTTGAAGTCGAATGCGGATGTCACGATCTCGACGATCCCCGTGAATGCTCAGGATGCTCGCGGTTTCGGCATCATGCAACTGGACGACGGCGGCAAGGTTGTTGACTTTGTGGAAAAGCCACAGGACGACGACGCTCTTAATAAAGTCCGTACTCCCGCCGACTGGATTGATGCCCACGGAGTGCGAGCGAAGGGACGCGAGTACCTGGCCAGCATGGGTATCTACCTGTTCGATCGCGACTTGCTGGTAGACCTGCTGGAATCCAGTGACCACGACGATTTCGGTAAGCACATTTTCCCGATGGCTATCAAGCACCATCATGTTCAGACGCATTTGTTTGACGACTACTGGGAGGACATCGGTACGATCAAAGCATTCTTCGAATGCAACCTGGCGATGGCCAGTAGTGATGCTCCGTTTCGATTCGGTGACCACAAGCACCCGATTTTTACACGCCCGCGTTTTCTTCCGTCGACACGATTCGACAATTGCGAGGTCAAAGGCAGTCTGATCGCGGACGGCTGCACGATCGGGCCGGGAAGTAAAATCGAAAACAGCGTGATCGGAATGCGGACGACAATCGGCAGCAACGTAACCATTCGTAACAGTGCAATCATGGGAGCCGACTACTACGTTCACGACCATTCCGCTCCGGGTGAATGCATCGGGATTGGCGACAACGTCGTGATTGATGGCGCTTTGGTCGATAAAAACGTCTACATCGGCAACGGAGCCAGAATTGTCTCGGCCGACGCCCCACCAGGCGATGGCGACTACGATTCGATCGCTGTCAGCGACGGCATCGCGGTCGTTCGAAAGCGCTCAGCCATCCCTGATAACTGGTCGTTTCCAAAGTAG